A stretch of Heterodontus francisci isolate sHetFra1 chromosome 1, sHetFra1.hap1, whole genome shotgun sequence DNA encodes these proteins:
- the atoh8 gene encoding transcription factor atoh8, producing MRSSESVHEAEWKKLCVKGIGTIKRLKRKNRDVMRHGEIEKVYGGEEVKLGDPLICRLSGSSETFQQAAPTSIGRGSAAEIVDLRRIASTASVAAGGGGGGEGGGEEGLSPKSAAPARRTLTRPPPSQVCAFEPLALAEQPSLQPRVLLCQRSADHPFSSISQAIYSPSPRKRPGETSSVSTEIKAIQQTRRLLANARERTRVHTISAAFEALRKQVPCYSYGQKLSKLAILRIACNYILSLANLADLDYSSDHSNMSFSECVEQCTKTLQAEGRSKKRKE from the exons ATGAGGTCCTCGGAGAGTGTACACGAAGCTGAGTGGAAGAAACTGTGCGTCAAAGGGATCGGGACAATAAAGAGGCTGAAACGGAAGAACCGGGATGTCATGCGGCACGGGGAGATTGAGAAAGTTTACGGAGGTGAGGAGGTGAAGCTCGGAGACCCTTTGATCTGCCGACTGAGCGGCAGCAGCGAGACTTTCCAACAAGCAGCCCCCACTTCCATAGGCAGAGGTTCCGCTGCTGAGATTGTGGATTTGCGCAGGATTGCGAGCACTGCGAGCGTGgctgcaggaggaggaggaggaggagagggaggaggagaggagggtcTCAGCCCCAAGTCTGCAGCTCCAGCTAGGAGGACATTGACTCGCCCTCCTCCCTCCCAAGTTTGCGCCTTCGAGCCCCTGGCGCTGGCCGAGCAGCCGAGCCTGCAGCCCCGCGTCCTGCTGTGCCAGCGCTCTGCCGACCACCCTTTCTCTTCCATCTCGCAGGCAATTTACAGCCCATCGCCCAGGAAACGGCCGGGGGAGACTTCCAGCGTCTCCACCGAGATCAAAGCCATCCAGCAGACCAGAAGACTGCTGGCGAATGCCAGAGAAAGGACCAGAGTCCACACCATCAGTGCAGCCTTCGAAGCTCTGAGGAAACAG GTTCCTTGCTATTCGTATGGACAGAAGCTGTCGAAGCTGGCGATCCTGAGGATAGCGTGTAATTACATCCTGTCCCTGGCCAACCTAGCTGACCTCGATTACAGCTCCGATCACAGCAACATGAGCTTCTCCGAGTGTGTGGAGCAATGCACCAAGACATTGCAGGCAGAGGGCAGATCAAAAAAGAGGAAG GAATGA